In one window of Zhihengliuella sp. ISTPL4 DNA:
- a CDS encoding DUF3117 domain-containing protein gives MAAMKPRTGDGPMEAVKEGRLIIVRVPLEGGGRLVVSVNDAEAKELHDVLGAVVAPA, from the coding sequence TGAAGCCGAGGACCGGAGACGGACCCATGGAGGCCGTGAAAGAGGGACGACTCATCATCGTGCGTGTTCCGCTCGAGGGTGGCGGCCGTCTGGTCGTCTCCGTGAACGACGCCGAGGCCAAGGAGCTTCACGACGTGCTGGGTGCCGTCGTAGCCCCGGCCTGA